gtttaattttttttattttcagttctCTAAACAAAACTTGTATATGCTTCCAACGATATCCTTGtacgaaaaaaatacatgtatatattgaacaaaaatattatgtgaCAAACTGCTCACGTCTCAAGAATTATTGAACTTACATGTTGAGATACTGGACGTGGCAGCTGTTTTGCTTCAGGTGGGGAGTAGTCCATAGGATTCCAGCTCTTCTTGCCTGGAGGTATAAGTTTCTCATCCCATGTCACAAAGTAGAGATCCCCATCAAGATCGCTCCCAGATGCCTCATTAGCATGTGGCCTCTCGCCTTTCTGGGGGAACACCAAACAATCAACCAGATGATGCAGTTCAGGCACATCAACAGCTTCAAGGATGCGGACATCCCCTGGATGAAGACAGGGATTCTTTGCTATTACCACAGTACCCACAATGATCTCTGTGTTTCTGTCTGCAGATGAAAATCTTGACCCATGCTTCTTAAAATAACTGTTCAGTGATGGAACTGAGGCCCGAATAAAGCACTGCCCTTGCTCAAGAACCCCAAGCTCATCAAGACAGCCCATCAACCACCTTCCCTTTGGCACAAATATCCTTGCTTTTTCCAAAAGATCCTGCAATTGCGCAGACCTTATAGCCAAGAGCATAGCTTTCAAGTGTGGTTCAGATCCAGGTTCAAAGCCAGCACTAAGCATTAATGCTGCAGTGTTTCCATCCTCAGCACATGAAGTTAAAACCTCAAAAGCAACATCTCTGTCTGATAGAATATTGTTCAGGTTAGAAAGCATGGTCTCTTGCATTTGAGAGAAGATAGCATCTGGGACATTCAGTGAGGATAGCAATGTTATTATCTGGCGATTTAAGAATCCTGGCTGGAACTTTGTCCAGGAGACCACCTCTAACACCGAATGGCTAGACTCAAACTTCCTCATGCTTGGCCTCAGGGATAGCCGTATCCCATCACCATTTCCTTGCCAGACAGCTATGACACCCTTGAAGCCTGCATACCTGATCTGATAAGCAGATGGGGGGTTATCAGTCAGCTGTAGCCTCTCAGCAACTTCCAATGCAAGGTCTGGGGTAATTTTGCCGATTCCATCAGAGAAAATGTAGTCATTATGTACAATATCATCAAAATTCTCATCAACCTCGTCCAGTTGCATTGTCACAGTTGCATATGTAGATGAGAAGCACTGACCCATTCGAGCAGCGTGCTTCGCAACATTCTTACTTGTGAAACGTCCCATCCACTTCCTAATCCCTTCCACCGTTGTATTTCTGTCCTCAGCAAAGAACCAAGCTGACTTGTCCCTTAACTGGTTCGACGAGAATGCAAGAAATGAGTACTTCCTTCCACACAAGTGGAAACCCTCCGTCAGCAACAGCCTGACACGCTTATACACCGTTGTCTTCTGCTGGAAGTAATTTGACATCAAGTCTTTGACAATTGGTGCAGTGAAGGAGTTGAGCACATGGTTGTTCAGCATCTCCATACCCTCGTCCATAAAAGTCACCCTCAAAAACCTGTCGGCCACCTCTCGATAACGCCGAAGAACACGGTTTGAGCGCTCCACTTCGGGAGGCAGACAATAAGCCCTGGTAGGCGTGATCACCAGCCTCCGCACCTCCTCGTTGTCATCCCCAATCTTGCTGCAAAGAAGCTTGGGGTTCCTGGCCACCCTATCCAGCGCCTTCTTTAGCCTCCTGCACGCATCAAACACAGGGAACTTGTCCCCCCAGAAATCCTTCAATGCAGCCACATTGATGTCATCCGCCTTCCTCCTCAGCAAACTGAAGAATTCAGGGGTGAGCTGGTGCTGGTTGATGATCCCCTTGTGCACCAACGCGTTCACGAGGAACAAAACCGGAAACCTGAGCCCCTCGACGTGCTGCAAGCAGAAGAAGACGTCCTCCATTGGCTTCCCGAACTCCGGCTCGTCCTGCACCGTGAGCCCTCGCCTCGTCGgcccccgcccgccgccgcagtccACGATCGCCACCCTCCGCTCCCTCATGTAGTCCAGCGCGCGGTCCATCTTTGGCCAGAACCGCGCCGGGAAGGAGATCCTGTACACCCCGCACCGGCCAATGGCGCCGCTCGGGGTGATGTCCGTGGTCCGTATCCacgggtcgtcgtcgtcgagcagGTCGAAGGGGACCGACTCGTGGAAGTCGTCGTCAGCCGTGCGGTAGTGAACCAGCGGCGCCGCCCTGAGGCGGAGGAGCAGCGAGCAGTCGAGCCTGTACAGCCGGACCTCCACGACGTCGCGCACCGAGAACTCCAGCTTGACGTCGCAGCGTATGACGGCGACCTCGCGGAAGCCCGGGAACGTGAAGGCGGTGTCGCGGGTGAACACCAGGCGGCAGCACCCGTCGAACGGGTCGACGGAGAGGTCGAGCCCGGAGGCCGGCCCGCGCCAGGCGGCGAGGAACGCGTCTTGCGCCGGGAGCGCGCCGACCTCGAGCCCCACGTCGGGGAACCGGAACGGCTCCGTGCTGCGCCTGCGCGCCACGCGGAGGGAGCTGTCCGGCGCGGACGCCACCCGCAGGGGCTTCCCCCCGAGGATGAGCTCCGACCTccccgcggcgtcggcggcgcgccgcgcccCCTCGGGGCGCGCGAAGTGGACGAACGCGTGCGGCGGCACCCGGTCgtaccgcggcggcgccgcggcggccgcggccgccgaggccgcgTGCGCGAAGTCCGGGTAGGAGTCCGGCGGCGTCCAGGAGGTCTTGACGCGGCACCGCCAGACCTGGCCGGCCTCGTGCTCCAGGAAGTCGGCGAGGTCCCCCGcagcgacgccggcgtcgaaTCCCCCCAGGCTGACCTGGGTGGTCACCAGGtcccccgccgacgccgcggcgccgcgccgcgccggcgatcGCATGGCCGCCGGGTGGGAATGGGGTTGGGTGGGTGGGGGTGAAAATCAATCGGATTCGGTTATTAAATCGacgagaaagaggagaggggttTAAGCGAGGGGAGACGAAGGGGTGTGAAGAGTGTGTGTTTtgtgggcccacgtgtcagtggcACAGTGCATTACTCATGCCGATGATCATAATCTCACTATTAATTGCCACTGTGTTTGTTGGGGTTGTGAAAACGAAGATTGAATGAAGAGTTTAACACAATGAGCTCTTTTGATTTGACATTGgtaacttttaaattatttattgttttctctctttttttccagtattgtaagatttttttaacatagattaatctattaagCGATATacatagattatatatatatatacatatataaatatatacatatatatatatatatatttgtgttagcaaaatgtaaatatttaattgtgAAACTTACACAGTACTGCCCTACCTCTTTCCTCGACCTTATAAGGACTTAtttaagcataatttactGTTTGGCTTAATTGTTATACTTACTTCCTTCATGTTTTTTGGGAGAGACTAGCTAAAGTGTGAGTATGCTATACATAAAAGAGAATATATTATAACACTatataaagtaaataaaatgtGCTTTTATAGGGAATGTCCAGCTTAATTTGACTATACATGTGGTTGttcatttagattttttatttttaatattaaaaagttcaagaaataatttgcaaattttGAAACAAGAGTAGGTGAGGTGTCAGTGAATTACTAGCTTTCAtggtcatcttttggcattttatttcaaaaagatGACCGgtgtatttgcaaacaaaaaataatttataaataaaagcaaaggctgaaaattcaaaataaatgtgttttagcaatctaaaaataaatgttataaaataaagtacaatgaaaactcctaaaatcaactcaaaacttaaagttaaaaattcagattttggcttataagcatatgcaGAACAGAAGAAGtgaaaagttgtgttcatttgagtatactcccttcgtccccTAAACACTTCATTTTTGGTCTTGCTGGTTTGTCACATGTTTTTTAAGCAATTATTATTGTATTTTGGCAAAGTTGGAGATACTTGTGAGATTTTAGTGTGTAGTTTGTATTGGTATGTGTGAGgtaggttaaaaataaagtctttttggAACGGATGAGTAGATTATAAGGTTGTATTGAGTGTATTTTAACACAAATTTAATCCTCGGAGTAGCTATATGTTAATAtgtatttctaatatataaagacagagggagtattctTTTAGTTAAGCTTGTATGGTTATGTTTAAGACGCGAAAAACTTCAACAGTACATCATGTTTTCAcgtattttgaattttcatgcCAAAATAAGATTGGTTAAAAACTGCATTAGCACTCGTATCTGGTGACGAGTATTTGTAAATAGGGATAGTAgttctattaaaaatttaatgtctaattattttattcgaAATGATTGATGAGTAGGGGTAATTTAATTGTTCGATTGCAGGGCGAGAAGAACGGAGTAAATGCCAGGCGCAGATGAGAAAGCACACAAgaggttttatttttatttttgtccaaTTACAGGAGAAAGCAGTGAGGAGATCTTGGAGCAGGAGCTTGAAATAATTGCAGGGTTGAAATAATAGAGCAATAAAGGCTACATCCAGTTTGCTAACCACgactcttgtttttttttttcgtgcatgtgtttttcaaactagtaaatgatatgtttaaaaaaactataagacAGTTGCTTTTAGaaagtcatattaatttactttttaagtttttctatGCGCTAATCAGCTACTCCATTTTTACGTAAAGGTGAATCTTCTCGTAACACAAAACAAGAAGGTAGCCTAAATATACTTGATTAGTAACAAAACTAGATTACTGAGGCTAAAGGACAAGTACAATCATTCAGACGGTTGTTGTCTATTTAACTAAATAGACGGCTTGTACAATGACTTATCTATTtgtttatctataaaacatttaatttatcctttgacacataaatcaagGTAATCAATAGTGCTAGCGAATAGACGAGACGCGGCGTACAATAGTGCTAGTGGTGTTGGTTTGGCATTAGAGCACACACCCCTGATGTCTCTTCACGAAGAGACACTGTGGCCGTCTCTTAGATGGGGCGGGCTCTTTTTGTAAATTTCTTCAACATACAGGCGGCTTAAAGACAGACGTTATACATGCCCTAAAGCCAGAACTAAGACCCATAACTAGAGGCTGTCCACATGGCTAATACTTGAAGCTAACACCTCTATCTTTATGTTTTCTTATgttaataagacaaaatttaaattttcgatcttaaatttagaattgattttggagtttttactgaagattattttttaagtcttaactttaaatcgctaagaacatgtatataaaagttttatccataaattatttttcgtttatttgACTTATTTCTAAAGAAACCATCACCCCTTagcattttataaatttgtatggatgtttatatatataaatatgtaagtgATGTGtataatatgtgtatatataaacaatatacatgaATTTAATTATAGCCAAAACATCatgtaatatgaaatggagagacTAAATACTTAAGACTTTATTTATTGCTTGTTACGTGCTTTTCCGTGGCAAATCCTGATTGTTCGAGATAGTTTGATGATAGGGGGTGAATTCTACCCGTTAATCCCGACCGAACATTTTTAGATTCTTAAACTTGGTCATGGGTCCCACTTAGGGCACCGAACATTGTGGCGAATTTTTGCTAAAGCTGAATTATCGTGTTTGtgtgtgggccccacccctATAGTGACAAGCACAGGGAAAGTGCCCTTTTTATCGGCATCTTTGTGTCAATTTGGGCTGAAAGCTAGAGAGAGTTCAGACCATCATCTTAACATTGGAAGAGTGTGACATGCTCACATCACATGAATTTTTcgagaaaatattattttcttaatagaAAATCGTAAGATTAGAGATCACGTACACGAAATCGTTAAAATAGGGGTCTGTCGACCATTGGGAGCCTGTCGACCCTTGGCTGGTCGACTGCTGCCTGGGCCATCACTTGTCGAACCGTGGCATGCCAACTGGCCCCACCggacaaataaattatggtgtTAATTATTAggtaatttattaattatgtactccctccgctcCCAAAAAAACCAACGTTTTGGTTTTTGTGTTGAGCATTTGACcgtccgttttatttaaaaaaattttaagaaattttttaaaaaattagtcacatataaagtattattcatgttttatcatctaataaaaataaaattattaatcataaatttttttaataagacgaatagttaaacattatatctaaaaactgaaaagttaatttgttttgcgacgaagggagtagctgTTTGCAGTGTCATTGCTAAATGGTGCTAAATGTATTTAAGTCATGACAAGATTAAATTAGTTGTTAGTAAGTACGTGTTATTAATCGCAtatgaacctttaatgacatCATTATGTAAAACAATGACAGGTACTAACCATAACCGCAAATCCAATTTATTAAAATGTTAACTTAATGTAGTACAATTAGAGACCGTTTGCCGGAAATCGTGGCCAATCGACCGTCCAGCGTACAGCCTACGATAGGTACCATTTCTTTTAAATAGGTGTGAACTTAGCAAATATTATCATTAAACCGATACTACAAACTTATTTCAATATATACTACAATTTTAACCTTGCTATTAAGTTGTATTAACATTCGGAATAATGATTTATCCTTAATCATCTCTATAAGCAGACTATGTTGTACAGGTAAATTAAGATCACCAACGACCTTTTTAGTTTCTTCTAGTAGTTGAATAGGTTATTTTTGTGAATTCTTCAAATGTAAATCTGAATTTATAACtagttaaataaataaaattaaatatgtacaATAATATTTAACAAATTTCAAGTACACCAACAAATACTTAATACTACAATTAATACCGATCGGCCTGTCGGCCGCCTGTGGACAGCCCACAGTTCAGCAGGCCCCCTATCGTTCTACCAGTTATCGACAGACCTACATTTTCGCGATTTCATGTATGTGACCTCTAATCTTgtgattttctatttaaaaaataatatttctcaaaaagaTTCCACATCACATGGCCAGTTTGTCCAACTACTTACATATAAACAGCTTTTGGCATAGATATTCACTTTCGATGTAGCGTTTGGCTGTGCAGGTCTGTCTGCTTTTGCTCCAAATTAGATCGACTGCATTACCGGTCTTTAAACTTGTGGCACAATATAacttaggtccataaatttaaaaatacacgtttaattttataaatttgttttaatgtaccgtCTAAGTCCataaactcgttttaatgtaccatccagctTCATAATTTTAggcattaaaacgagttcatagaactaaacatgtattttctaagtttatagaaaTAAGTGATACCGCGCCacgccacaagtttaaggacggGCCATATACTTTACTTgacctaaaataaatagttatcGACCTAAAATATCATTCAGCTATGAAAATTGATGATGTTATCGGCAATTCGCAATATACGGTCTCTCTTATCATTCCGTTATAAGTGATGATTGTTGTCATCGGCTACACATATCTCCTCTCTTGTGGACGCTGGATTCAACTCCAATATCGAAACAAACGCATATCACCTCCAAAATATTTTGCCAGACACTACCTATAAGAATATCTACAACAAAGGCCATCCTTTtgttagataaaataaaaattattaatcgtagaCAAGTATATCAATATGATCTAAGACTATTTTCGGCTTATATGTAACTAGGATGCGCATGAcctataattattataaaaaaaaagggaaaagaaagagaggagcGACCTAACAAGTTAACAACAAATATCATGCCGCAGCAAACTATAACCACAAGTAATCTTCATCCTCAAACTCCACCAAAGCAAAGCTTGGACCATCAAAAAGCTCTCCGATTTTCATCCTAGAGAGAATCTTCAACTTTATACAATGCCTTCAAAAAGGAAGGTAAATGACATTGCCAGGTATAAAGAGATCACAGCTATCTTGAATACACTGCAATTGTGAttgtactcttttttttttaatcaaagacATCAGTCTCTTCTGGGCTTCTAGCCAATTTTCGACTTCTTTGAGTGCAGGTCAATTTAGACATTTACCGTTGTCAAAAgtatcaaatttaaactagCACGGATATATAAACGATAATTTTGTCAGGCTGGAAGGGGTAATTACGCTGGTTCTCACTTCACCGGTGCATATGAAACACACTTCGCCCTTTAATTGAGGCACCATGCTTCGTTTGGCAAATGTAATTTACACAAGAAGGTCTGCaatgatgtaaatatgatctAACAGAGAGAATAGGCCACACACTACAGAAGTACAGATAGGTTCAGTATGTAGTATAAGCAaccaaaaattgaaaaaatgcAGATTATCTGTGAAAGTGTATGTATTCCTGTTACTGAAGACATCAAAATGTaaatggatataaattttacaatcAGGTGAGCCCAAAAGTTAAATTCCTAGttcattattttcatatcaAATCAGCATCAAGGACAGAGGAAGTACATTGATCAGGAAATTTCCTTTAGAAGCCAAAAAAGATGGACCGACATTGCATCCACAAGTCTAGTCCAAGTATATAATCATAGCTCACCTTGGGGAGATACATATACAGGTACTGGtaggaaaggaaaaggggCAACAGAAGCATAGGCAACTGGAGGGCGCGAGTGAACATGAGATGGTTTTCGGTCTTCACGCTTCTGTCTCGCTCTTTCTTCATCCTGCTGCTCCGCGCCATAAAGAATTCCAGTCATTTCACTTGTCTGAGTGACATTATGCTCCTTTTGTTCGTTAGG
This is a stretch of genomic DNA from Oryza brachyantha chromosome 1, ObraRS2, whole genome shotgun sequence. It encodes these proteins:
- the LOC102710170 gene encoding probable RNA-dependent RNA polymerase SHL2, giving the protein MRSPARRGAAASAGDLVTTQVSLGGFDAGVAAGDLADFLEHEAGQVWRCRVKTSWTPPDSYPDFAHAASAAAAAAAPPRYDRVPPHAFVHFARPEGARRAADAAGRSELILGGKPLRVASAPDSSLRVARRRSTEPFRFPDVGLEVGALPAQDAFLAAWRGPASGLDLSVDPFDGCCRLVFTRDTAFTFPGFREVAVIRCDVKLEFSVRDVVEVRLYRLDCSLLLRLRAAPLVHYRTADDDFHESVPFDLLDDDDPWIRTTDITPSGAIGRCGVYRISFPARFWPKMDRALDYMRERRVAIVDCGGGRGPTRRGLTVQDEPEFGKPMEDVFFCLQHVEGLRFPVLFLVNALVHKGIINQHQLTPEFFSLLRRKADDINVAALKDFWGDKFPVFDACRRLKKALDRVARNPKLLCSKIGDDNEEVRRLVITPTRAYCLPPEVERSNRVLRRYREVADRFLRVTFMDEGMEMLNNHVLNSFTAPIVKDLMSNYFQQKTTVYKRVRLLLTEGFHLCGRKYSFLAFSSNQLRDKSAWFFAEDRNTTVEGIRKWMGRFTSKNVAKHAARMGQCFSSTYATVTMQLDEVDENFDDIVHNDYIFSDGIGKITPDLALEVAERLQLTDNPPSAYQIRYAGFKGVIAVWQGNGDGIRLSLRPSMRKFESSHSVLEVVSWTKFQPGFLNRQIITLLSSLNVPDAIFSQMQETMLSNLNNILSDRDVAFEVLTSCAEDGNTAALMLSAGFEPGSEPHLKAMLLAIRSAQLQDLLEKARIFVPKGRWLMGCLDELGVLEQGQCFIRASVPSLNSYFKKHGSRFSSADRNTEIIVGTVVIAKNPCLHPGDVRILEAVDVPELHHLVDCLVFPQKGERPHANEASGSDLDGDLYFVTWDEKLIPPGKKSWNPMDYSPPEAKQLPRPVSQHDIIDFFLKNMISENLGRICNAHVVHADLSEYGAMDEKCIHLAELAATAVDFPKTGKLAIMPQHLKPKVYPDFMGKEESLSYKSEKILGRLYRSIQEASNGDVVSEEVCTPNDLPYDIDLEVPGASDFLASAWQCKCSYEAQLSALLNQYKVHTEAELVTGNITSVTKYNSKKQGEIKERLKQAYSALRKEFRSTFESIASDQCELGEDEKNLLYEMKASAWYQVTYHPKWVEKSRGMLDPDGEGMPARLSFAWIPVDYLVRIKLKSHGKVRVEGQKPVDRLATYISERL